In the genome of Nonlabens sp. MB-3u-79, one region contains:
- a CDS encoding alpha-amylase family glycosyl hydrolase, whose amino-acid sequence MKKLIVLCTALLLISCGTKEENTLDNRASVIEVMTTPIYESSQGNTAVLYADYLGTRKADSVSVGNGITERESMPMDSLYTFEMQEDAPFLSYITLWTEGIRNDIPVFKSNSRIIEIPYDGNFKNVSIKGAFTNWASKELQDNGEQLVYKATVPQGKFQYLFLEDGKEETLTGNELGVISNGMGGFNRLLDNSRLTDPAQLFYGEILDQAFTFQASGALDQVVVLYENQLIEAVKTTNENNYTVHLPKKDFSKRISKTQLVRVYASDANGRTNDLLIPVQNAQVVEDPTQLARNDFHTQVLYFMMVDRFLDADKSNTKPVPDPEVLPKANYMGGDLAGVLAKIKDGYFEDLGINTVWLSPITQNPEGAYGLWTEPRTKFSGYHGYWPISNTKIDYRFGDEQLLKEIIEEAHKRDMNVILDYVANHVHEEHPLYKEHPEWATNLYLEDGSLNTERWDDHRLTTWFDTFMPTLDFSQPEVVEKMTDSALYWVTKYKLDGFRHDATKHVPETYWRTLTQKIRNNTDRPIYQIGETYGSYDLIRGYVSTGMLDAQFDFNQYDAAVSAFATKDGNYANLTETLQKGLEYYGHHHLMGNISGNQDRARFISYASGDVKFDEDAKKAGWTREIVMSDSTAFDRLGMLQAFNMTMPGVPVIYYGDEYGSIGANDPDNRKMMKFNGLSDREKNLRQLVQELVQLRRNSMSLLYGTTQVMAENNGLLVIKRSYFGEETTIFFNENAISMNIAGNDARFRESGTAINAIETDKNLQIKPGNFMILQIKSKKATRQIN is encoded by the coding sequence ATGAAAAAACTAATTGTCCTATGTACAGCTTTGCTCCTCATAAGCTGTGGTACAAAAGAAGAAAATACACTCGATAATAGAGCTAGTGTAATCGAGGTGATGACAACTCCTATATATGAATCTTCTCAAGGAAACACCGCTGTTCTATACGCCGATTATTTAGGAACAAGAAAGGCAGATAGTGTCAGTGTAGGTAACGGAATTACAGAGCGGGAGTCCATGCCTATGGACAGCCTTTATACTTTTGAAATGCAAGAGGACGCTCCGTTTCTTTCCTATATCACTTTATGGACAGAAGGGATCAGGAACGATATTCCCGTTTTTAAAAGCAACAGTAGGATTATTGAAATCCCATATGATGGGAATTTTAAGAACGTCAGTATAAAAGGAGCGTTTACCAATTGGGCTAGTAAAGAATTGCAGGATAACGGAGAACAATTGGTTTACAAAGCGACTGTGCCACAAGGCAAGTTCCAATATCTTTTCTTAGAAGATGGAAAAGAAGAAACGCTAACAGGAAATGAACTTGGTGTCATTAGTAATGGAATGGGTGGTTTTAATAGGTTGTTGGACAATAGTCGCCTGACAGATCCTGCTCAACTTTTCTATGGAGAAATCTTAGATCAAGCTTTTACTTTTCAAGCTTCTGGAGCACTAGATCAGGTAGTTGTTCTTTATGAAAACCAGCTTATAGAAGCGGTGAAGACTACTAACGAAAACAATTATACGGTCCACTTGCCTAAAAAAGATTTCTCCAAGCGCATTTCAAAAACACAACTGGTACGGGTTTATGCCAGCGATGCCAATGGACGTACTAACGACTTATTGATTCCAGTTCAAAATGCACAAGTAGTAGAAGACCCTACTCAATTAGCCCGTAATGATTTCCATACGCAAGTACTTTATTTTATGATGGTAGATCGTTTCCTTGACGCAGATAAATCCAATACTAAGCCAGTGCCAGATCCAGAGGTTTTGCCCAAAGCCAACTATATGGGTGGTGATCTAGCTGGTGTTTTGGCAAAGATCAAAGATGGTTATTTTGAGGACCTGGGAATCAATACGGTTTGGTTATCCCCTATTACTCAAAATCCAGAAGGCGCATATGGATTGTGGACAGAGCCACGCACAAAGTTTAGCGGTTATCACGGCTACTGGCCTATTTCGAATACCAAGATTGATTACAGGTTTGGTGATGAACAACTCCTGAAAGAAATCATTGAAGAAGCGCACAAACGCGATATGAATGTCATTTTAGATTATGTGGCAAATCATGTGCATGAAGAACATCCTTTATATAAAGAACATCCAGAATGGGCGACTAATTTATACCTAGAGGACGGAAGCTTAAACACAGAGCGTTGGGACGACCATCGATTGACGACTTGGTTTGATACGTTTATGCCTACCCTAGACTTCTCCCAACCAGAAGTCGTAGAAAAAATGACCGACTCGGCTTTATATTGGGTAACCAAATATAAATTAGACGGTTTCCGTCATGATGCGACCAAACATGTTCCTGAAACTTATTGGAGAACACTTACTCAAAAAATACGTAACAATACCGACCGGCCTATTTATCAAATAGGGGAAACCTACGGCTCTTACGATTTGATAAGAGGCTATGTAAGCACAGGAATGCTGGATGCCCAATTTGACTTCAATCAGTACGATGCTGCAGTGAGTGCTTTTGCTACAAAAGATGGAAACTATGCAAATCTTACGGAGACGCTTCAAAAAGGATTGGAATATTACGGCCACCATCATTTAATGGGGAATATTTCTGGAAATCAAGACCGAGCGAGGTTTATAAGCTATGCGAGTGGTGATGTAAAGTTTGATGAAGATGCTAAAAAAGCGGGATGGACTCGTGAAATAGTGATGAGCGACTCTACCGCTTTTGATCGATTGGGAATGTTGCAAGCTTTTAATATGACCATGCCTGGAGTGCCGGTTATTTATTATGGCGATGAGTATGGATCCATAGGGGCAAACGACCCTGATAATCGCAAGATGATGAAGTTTAATGGACTTTCAGACCGGGAGAAGAACCTGCGACAACTGGTGCAAGAGTTGGTGCAATTAAGACGTAATTCTATGTCTTTACTTTATGGAACTACACAAGTGATGGCAGAGAATAACGGGTTGTTGGTGATCAAACGCAGCTATTTTGGAGAAGAAACGACCATTTTCTTTAATGAAAATGCTATTAGTATGAATATAGCTGGAAATGATGCACGCTTTCGCGAAAGCGGAACCGCAATAAACGCCATAGAAACAGATAAAAATCTCCAGATAAAACCTGGTAACTTTATGATTTTACAGATCAAAAGTAAAAAAGCAACACGCCAAATTAATTAA
- a CDS encoding arsenosugar biosynthesis-associated peroxidase-like protein, giving the protein MEKTYYDPKDLKKFGKITEWSEELGTKFFDYYGKVFEEGALSAREKSLMALAVSHAVHCPYCIDAYTSDALKRGITKEEMMEAVHVAGAIKGGSTLVHGVQMMNKVNKLEM; this is encoded by the coding sequence ATGGAAAAGACCTATTACGATCCTAAAGACCTTAAAAAATTTGGTAAAATCACAGAGTGGAGTGAAGAGTTAGGAACTAAGTTCTTTGACTATTATGGGAAGGTGTTTGAGGAAGGTGCATTAAGCGCAAGAGAAAAGTCACTCATGGCACTGGCGGTTTCTCATGCGGTACATTGTCCTTATTGCATAGATGCCTATACCAGCGATGCATTAAAAAGAGGTATTACTAAAGAAGAGATGATGGAAGCCGTTCATGTAGCTGGAGCTATTAAAGGAGGGTCTACTTTGGTTCACGGGGTGCAAATGATGAATAAAGTCAACAAACTGGAGATGTAA
- a CDS encoding alpha-amylase family glycosyl hydrolase: MKKYILGLLALTAVFACKNEEKEVVEVAITKEYSPIQDQDLENAIIYEANIRQYSPEGTFNEFTKDIPQLKELGVKVIWLMPVFPISEKNRKAEGDLLVEDIKDLKKREKYLGSYYAVADYKKINPDLGTSADLTRLVETAHENGMYVILDWVANHTGWDHTWIKESPDFYTKDGNGEMMHPAGTDWTDTADLNYENRDLWDAMTYAMSFWVTEYNVDGFRCDVAHEVPTEFWHYATAQLQDQKPLFMLAESEKKDLFTQAFDMGYNWEGHHIMNELAQGKTSVEKWDAYMDRNSKNYEKDDILMNFITNHDENSWNGSVKERMGATAETMLALSYMIPGMPLIYSGQEYDMDYRLKFFEKDTIPKTKGKTWELMKKLGALKVNNPALNGGKDAASYKRLKTSDDSSVYAIKREKDGATIFYVANLSNERLSTAVQGLKGKITDALRGGSVDFTEGTSLDLPPYGYRIFTLEK; this comes from the coding sequence ATGAAAAAATACATTTTAGGATTACTTGCTTTAACAGCTGTTTTTGCTTGTAAAAATGAAGAAAAGGAAGTAGTTGAAGTAGCAATTACAAAAGAATACAGTCCTATTCAAGACCAAGATCTCGAAAACGCTATTATTTATGAGGCAAACATCAGGCAGTATTCTCCAGAAGGAACTTTTAATGAGTTTACTAAAGATATTCCTCAGCTTAAAGAACTAGGAGTAAAGGTTATCTGGTTGATGCCTGTTTTTCCTATTTCAGAAAAGAATAGAAAGGCAGAAGGGGATCTGCTCGTTGAAGATATCAAGGATCTTAAAAAGAGAGAAAAATATTTAGGTAGTTACTATGCTGTTGCAGACTATAAGAAGATAAATCCAGACTTAGGAACTTCAGCAGATCTTACAAGATTAGTAGAAACAGCTCATGAAAATGGTATGTATGTGATCTTGGATTGGGTTGCTAATCACACCGGATGGGATCATACATGGATTAAGGAATCTCCTGACTTCTATACCAAAGATGGAAATGGCGAGATGATGCATCCAGCTGGAACCGACTGGACCGATACTGCCGATCTTAATTACGAAAATCGCGATTTATGGGATGCCATGACCTATGCGATGTCTTTTTGGGTTACAGAATACAATGTGGATGGTTTTAGATGCGATGTAGCTCATGAAGTGCCTACAGAATTTTGGCACTATGCTACGGCACAATTACAAGATCAAAAGCCACTATTTATGTTGGCAGAAAGTGAGAAGAAAGATCTTTTTACCCAAGCATTTGATATGGGTTACAACTGGGAAGGTCATCACATCATGAATGAGTTGGCTCAAGGGAAAACTTCTGTTGAAAAATGGGATGCTTATATGGATCGCAATTCTAAAAACTATGAAAAAGATGATATTCTTATGAATTTCATTACCAACCATGATGAAAACTCGTGGAATGGATCTGTAAAAGAAAGAATGGGGGCAACGGCAGAAACCATGTTAGCCTTATCCTATATGATTCCAGGTATGCCATTGATTTATTCTGGTCAGGAATACGACATGGATTATCGCTTAAAGTTTTTTGAAAAAGATACCATTCCTAAAACCAAAGGAAAGACTTGGGAACTCATGAAAAAACTAGGAGCTCTTAAAGTCAATAACCCTGCTTTAAATGGTGGTAAAGATGCTGCCAGTTACAAAAGACTAAAAACCAGCGATGACAGTAGTGTATATGCTATTAAAAGAGAAAAGGATGGAGCGACAATTTTCTATGTGGCTAACCTTTCGAACGAAAGACTATCGACTGCAGTTCAAGGATTAAAAGGAAAGATCACAGATGCGTTAAGAGGTGGTTCTGTCGATTTTACAGAAGGGACCAGCCTTGATCTTCCTCCTTATGGCTATCGTATTTTTACTTTAGAAAAGTAA
- a CDS encoding DUF2064 domain-containing protein, producing MRTVESTGLDYFHFTEKEQYGLNFGERLANSIQEVFDKGYESVICLGNDTPLLTISLIQDAAAALETGKVVKGKSLDGGVYLIGLHKNLFDHTSFQALPWQSSALAVAFHKYIASQNQRLLVLEALADIDTEQDLEDFLTGKDARDAIIRMLLMALSRKRNNYKHLKEPLSYILFSTPLNKGSPLAA from the coding sequence ATGCGAACCGTAGAATCTACTGGTCTCGATTATTTTCATTTTACAGAAAAGGAGCAGTACGGTTTAAATTTTGGAGAACGACTTGCTAACTCTATACAAGAGGTTTTTGATAAAGGATATGAGTCGGTGATCTGTCTGGGTAATGACACCCCCTTGTTGACCATTTCCCTTATTCAAGATGCGGCAGCAGCACTGGAAACCGGTAAAGTTGTAAAAGGAAAGTCACTTGATGGAGGGGTGTATTTGATTGGTTTGCATAAAAATTTGTTTGACCACACCTCTTTCCAAGCATTGCCATGGCAATCGTCAGCTTTGGCTGTTGCTTTTCACAAATACATCGCTTCTCAAAACCAAAGACTACTCGTTTTAGAAGCTCTAGCTGATATAGATACGGAGCAAGATCTGGAAGATTTTCTCACAGGGAAAGATGCCCGTGATGCCATCATAAGAATGCTTTTAATGGCGCTTTCGCGAAAGCGGAACAATTATAAACACCTGAAAGAACCCCTATCTTATATTCTTTTTTCAACGCCTTTAAATAAAGGATCGCCACTGGCAGCTTGA
- the pgmB gene encoding beta-phosphoglucomutase, producing the protein MVKKAFIFDLDGVIVDTAKFHFIAWQRLAASLGINFTKEENEQLKGVSRVNSLKKILEWGNKEISPEVFQQKMDQKNEEYLDLIKSLSTKDIMPGVHDFLLNLKKQEQPIALGSASKNARPILQKLGIRDLFEVIVDGTDVTKAKPDPEVFLKACQQLNYTAQESIVFEDSVAGVQAANRAGMISIGLGEENILHEADEIFTHFTDMPQDYINTLLSYKK; encoded by the coding sequence ATGGTTAAAAAAGCATTCATATTTGATTTAGATGGCGTTATCGTGGATACAGCAAAGTTCCATTTTATAGCTTGGCAACGATTAGCGGCGTCTTTAGGTATCAATTTCACAAAAGAAGAAAACGAACAACTCAAAGGAGTTTCTAGGGTGAATTCACTCAAGAAAATCTTAGAATGGGGAAATAAAGAAATCTCTCCAGAAGTTTTTCAACAAAAAATGGATCAAAAGAACGAAGAGTATCTCGATCTTATAAAAAGCCTAAGTACAAAAGACATCATGCCCGGTGTGCATGACTTCCTTTTAAATTTAAAAAAGCAAGAGCAACCTATTGCTTTAGGAAGTGCAAGTAAAAATGCGCGACCTATTTTACAAAAGCTAGGAATACGAGACCTCTTTGAAGTTATTGTAGATGGAACGGACGTTACTAAAGCAAAACCAGATCCAGAAGTATTCCTTAAGGCTTGCCAGCAATTAAATTATACAGCTCAAGAAAGTATCGTTTTTGAAGACAGTGTCGCAGGAGTGCAAGCTGCAAATAGAGCTGGAATGATCTCCATAGGATTGGGAGAAGAAAACATATTGCATGAGGCAGATGAGATTTTTACTCACTTTACAGATATGCCTCAGGATTATATCAACACATTACTAAGTTATAAGAAATGA
- the arsS gene encoding arsenosugar biosynthesis radical SAM (seleno)protein ArsS (Some members of this family are selenoproteins.): MAVNTKTSLKKRESDLANINKQMEVLNGEPFSNGELPYFAKKIKEIGQLPLRPNTLEILQVNVGYMCNQVCAHCHVDAGPDRQEIMTRDTMRLILDVVNTTGAHTLDLTGGAPEMNPDFRWFVEQASEAGIKDFIVRSNLTIIRANPKYHDLPDFFKKHNIHVVSSMPHWTKGKTDKQRGDGVFDKSIKALQELNERGYGMPGSDLKLDLVYNPNGAYLPGDQASMEKEMKTALLADFDIQFHSLFAITNLPIARFLDYLVASENYEDYMHALVEAYNPAAVENVMCKNTISISWDGWLYDCDFNQMLDLKVDNKIQHIKDYNEDLLNDRTIQISQHCYGCTAGAGSSCQGVVA; this comes from the coding sequence ATGGCTGTAAATACCAAAACCTCTTTAAAAAAGAGAGAAAGCGATTTAGCAAACATCAATAAGCAAATGGAGGTCCTTAATGGTGAGCCATTTTCAAACGGAGAGTTGCCGTATTTTGCAAAAAAAATCAAAGAAATAGGCCAGTTGCCTTTACGACCTAATACATTAGAAATTCTTCAGGTAAATGTGGGTTATATGTGTAATCAAGTTTGTGCTCATTGCCATGTGGATGCAGGTCCAGATCGTCAAGAGATCATGACTAGAGACACGATGAGGTTGATTTTAGATGTTGTAAATACCACAGGAGCCCATACCTTAGATCTTACTGGAGGAGCTCCAGAGATGAATCCAGATTTCAGATGGTTTGTTGAACAAGCGTCAGAGGCAGGAATCAAAGATTTTATCGTTCGTTCTAATTTAACGATTATAAGAGCAAACCCTAAATACCACGACTTACCAGATTTCTTTAAAAAGCATAACATTCACGTGGTGTCTTCCATGCCGCATTGGACAAAAGGAAAAACAGACAAACAACGTGGCGATGGTGTTTTTGATAAGTCCATAAAAGCATTACAAGAACTCAATGAACGCGGCTATGGAATGCCAGGCAGTGATTTAAAGCTCGACTTAGTTTACAATCCTAATGGTGCTTATTTACCAGGGGATCAAGCAAGCATGGAAAAGGAAATGAAAACGGCCTTGTTAGCCGATTTTGATATCCAATTTCACAGCCTTTTTGCAATTACCAATCTGCCGATCGCACGTTTCTTAGATTACCTAGTGGCAAGTGAGAATTATGAAGATTATATGCATGCTCTCGTAGAAGCTTATAATCCAGCAGCAGTAGAAAACGTCATGTGTAAAAATACTATTTCTATTTCATGGGACGGCTGGCTGTACGATTGTGATTTCAATCAGATGTTGGACCTTAAAGTAGATAACAAGATCCAGCACATTAAAGATTATAACGAAGATTTATTAAACGATCGTACCATTCAAATTTCGCAACACTGTTACGGCTGTACCGCTGGAGCAGGAAGCAGTTGTCAAGGAGTTGTTGCTTAA
- a CDS encoding alpha-amylase family glycosyl hydrolase, with amino-acid sequence MNKLIFLLSVVFYFAFAKAVTAQITELEGPLEHIEPRFWWSGMEHNEVEVLFHGENISKYDVVRSDFSILNIRKTENPNYLMVTFDMTLEPHTYQIELCNGDCEEGDVISIAYDILEREPESSSRKGFDSSDAIYLIMPDRFANGDPSNDSVDGMAEKANRDLKGGRHGGDIQGIIDHLDYIDDLGATAIWNTPLLEDNDERYSYHTYAQSDLYRIDPRYGTNADYKQLGDELHKRDMKLIMDYVTNHWGATHWMMQDLPMPNWIHQFDDNKGKDFPVAGYANSSYRQTTQMDPHVSKRDAIYAEKGWFVSSMPDINQSEPVVLNYLIQNTIWWIEYAGLDGLRVDTYSYNEKEGIAKWTKAIMEEYPNFNIVGETWLHDQAQIAYWQKDSKIAAIQDYNTHLPSVMDFTLHDAIISAFDENDQQWDKGMIKVYENFVNDFLYPDIDNILVFAGNHDTNRINGNGLYNGDLAKYKLAMTLVLTTRGIPQLYYGDEIGMGGNRDKDGDGDIRRDFPGGWKGDEVNAFKNPTLEQKAFQEFTKKLLNYRKNKEVIHNGKVLQYVPENNCYVYFRENGVDSVMVIINNNPEEVTLDLSRFQEGIYTAKEGTNILTDKKVQLTGDLKVAGKTSMVVDYSF; translated from the coding sequence ATGAATAAGCTGATTTTTCTTTTAAGTGTTGTTTTTTATTTCGCTTTCGCGAAAGCGGTAACAGCACAAATTACCGAGCTAGAGGGACCTCTAGAACACATAGAACCTAGATTCTGGTGGAGCGGAATGGAGCACAACGAAGTAGAAGTCCTGTTTCATGGGGAAAATATCTCAAAATATGACGTCGTACGCAGTGACTTTAGTATTCTCAACATAAGAAAAACTGAGAATCCGAATTATCTAATGGTAACTTTTGATATGACCCTGGAGCCTCATACCTATCAGATCGAATTATGCAATGGCGACTGTGAAGAAGGCGATGTGATTTCCATTGCTTACGATATTCTAGAACGGGAGCCAGAAAGCAGTTCAAGAAAAGGATTTGATTCTAGCGATGCGATATATTTAATCATGCCCGACCGATTTGCAAACGGGGACCCATCAAACGATAGCGTAGATGGAATGGCAGAAAAAGCAAACAGAGACCTTAAAGGTGGGCGTCATGGAGGCGATATTCAAGGGATTATAGATCATCTGGATTATATAGATGATTTGGGAGCAACGGCCATCTGGAATACGCCTTTATTAGAAGATAATGACGAGCGTTATTCCTACCATACCTATGCACAAAGTGACTTGTATCGCATCGATCCACGATATGGTACTAACGCCGATTATAAACAACTGGGTGACGAACTGCATAAAAGAGACATGAAATTGATCATGGATTATGTGACCAACCATTGGGGTGCTACCCACTGGATGATGCAAGATTTACCTATGCCAAATTGGATACATCAATTTGACGATAATAAGGGAAAGGATTTTCCTGTTGCAGGCTATGCCAACTCCTCTTACAGACAGACCACACAAATGGATCCTCATGTCAGTAAAAGAGATGCTATTTATGCAGAGAAAGGCTGGTTTGTAAGCAGCATGCCAGATATCAATCAAAGTGAACCTGTGGTATTGAATTATTTGATTCAAAATACGATTTGGTGGATAGAATATGCGGGATTGGATGGATTGCGAGTAGATACCTATTCCTATAACGAGAAGGAAGGCATTGCAAAATGGACCAAAGCTATCATGGAGGAGTACCCTAATTTTAATATAGTAGGGGAGACCTGGTTACACGATCAAGCGCAAATTGCCTACTGGCAAAAAGATTCTAAAATAGCCGCCATTCAGGATTACAATACACACCTCCCTAGTGTGATGGATTTTACTTTACACGATGCGATCATAAGTGCGTTCGATGAAAATGATCAGCAATGGGATAAAGGAATGATAAAAGTCTATGAGAATTTTGTCAATGATTTCTTATATCCAGATATTGATAATATTTTAGTTTTTGCAGGAAACCATGACACCAATCGTATCAACGGTAACGGATTATACAATGGTGACCTAGCCAAATACAAACTGGCTATGACTTTAGTTTTAACCACTAGAGGAATTCCACAATTGTATTATGGTGATGAGATAGGAATGGGTGGTAACCGAGATAAGGATGGCGACGGTGACATAAGAAGAGATTTTCCTGGTGGATGGAAAGGTGATGAGGTGAATGCTTTTAAAAATCCAACTCTAGAGCAAAAAGCCTTTCAAGAATTTACTAAGAAACTCTTGAATTACCGAAAAAATAAAGAAGTGATTCACAATGGAAAGGTCCTTCAATACGTGCCTGAAAACAATTGTTATGTTTACTTTAGAGAAAATGGGGTAGATAGCGTGATGGTGATCATCAATAATAATCCAGAAGAAGTAACTTTAGACCTTTCTAGATTCCAAGAAGGGATTTATACCGCAAAAGAAGGAACCAATATCTTGACTGATAAAAAAGTGCAATTGACTGGTGATTTAAAAGTTGCCGGTAAAACAAGCATGGTCGTAGATTATAGCTTTTAG
- a CDS encoding glycoside hydrolase family 65 protein, whose product MNQEYIIPNAWSIIEEGWKPSQVESSESLFSIGNGAMGQRANFEEKYSGDSFQGSYVAGVYYPDKTRVGWWKNGYPEYFAKVLNAPNFIGIDVFVDGEELDLATVQEVSDYRRELNMKEGWYERSFVAHFSDDKAIKVVARRFMSLEIDELAVMNYEVTAVKGDLRISFQPYIDAGITNEDTNWDDKFWEVEKLVSEDHQGLVRSRTNKTNFYVATYMQSELIKNGEHVQYAEHFDQNDAVIRHKVGCHIAPGESVTLIKYAGYVSSINHEHLELFTAAKAVLHKATALGYESLLKLQADSWAQIWAMADISIDGDLKAQQGIRFNIFQLNQTYSGKDSRLNIGPKGFTGEKYGGSTYWDTEAYCIPFYMATKDQQVARNLLRYRYEQLDKAVENAKKLGFSSGAALYPMVTMNGEESHNEWEITFEEIHRNGAMVFAIYNYIRYTGDYSYVPEMGLEVMIAIAKFWHQRATYSQPAKKYMILGVTGPNEYENNVNNNWYTNYLAKWCMEYAVENIHKVKETYPSDYDRIMAKTQLTDREISSWMDVAENMYMPFDEELGVYLQQDGFLDKEIIPVNELSKEHRPINQKWSWDRILRSCYIKQADVLQCFYFFEDHFTKEQLSKHFDFYEPLTVHESSLSPCVHSIQAAKLDRMDQAYEFYLRTSRLDLDDYNKEVEEGCHITSMAGTWMSIVEGFGGLQIIDDKPSFTTKLPQQWTGFSFKINFRHQIIEVQVTTSGTKVSLEGKQPQDIILNGEHITLEPQFINA is encoded by the coding sequence ATGAATCAAGAATATATAATACCAAACGCGTGGTCTATCATCGAAGAAGGGTGGAAGCCTTCTCAAGTAGAATCTAGCGAAAGCCTTTTTTCCATCGGTAACGGTGCTATGGGGCAACGAGCAAATTTTGAAGAAAAATATTCAGGAGATAGCTTTCAAGGAAGTTACGTAGCAGGTGTTTATTATCCAGATAAAACCAGAGTAGGATGGTGGAAAAATGGGTATCCAGAATACTTTGCAAAAGTGTTAAACGCACCTAACTTTATAGGAATAGATGTTTTTGTAGATGGAGAAGAGTTGGATCTTGCGACCGTTCAAGAAGTGAGCGATTACCGTCGCGAGCTGAATATGAAAGAAGGCTGGTACGAGCGTTCTTTTGTAGCTCATTTTTCAGATGATAAAGCGATTAAAGTCGTTGCGCGCAGGTTTATGAGTCTAGAAATAGATGAGCTTGCAGTAATGAACTACGAAGTCACAGCTGTAAAAGGAGATTTAAGAATTTCTTTTCAGCCGTATATCGATGCAGGAATTACTAATGAAGATACCAACTGGGATGATAAGTTTTGGGAAGTAGAAAAACTGGTTTCTGAGGACCATCAAGGGCTGGTACGCAGCCGAACGAATAAAACCAACTTCTATGTAGCAACTTATATGCAATCGGAGTTGATTAAAAATGGTGAGCACGTGCAATATGCTGAGCATTTTGATCAGAATGATGCCGTGATCAGACATAAAGTTGGTTGCCATATAGCTCCAGGCGAAAGCGTCACCCTTATCAAGTATGCCGGTTATGTTTCTAGTATAAATCATGAACATTTAGAATTGTTTACTGCTGCAAAAGCTGTTTTACATAAAGCGACTGCATTAGGTTATGAAAGTTTGCTTAAATTGCAGGCAGATTCATGGGCGCAAATTTGGGCCATGGCAGATATAAGTATAGACGGTGATCTCAAAGCACAGCAAGGGATTCGTTTTAATATCTTCCAACTGAATCAAACTTATTCAGGTAAGGATTCTCGTCTTAACATAGGTCCTAAAGGATTTACTGGAGAGAAATATGGAGGTTCTACCTATTGGGATACAGAGGCTTATTGTATCCCTTTCTACATGGCTACCAAAGATCAACAGGTAGCACGTAATTTATTGAGATATAGATATGAGCAGCTAGACAAGGCCGTTGAAAATGCTAAGAAATTAGGGTTTTCTTCTGGAGCTGCTCTATATCCAATGGTTACTATGAATGGGGAAGAATCTCACAATGAGTGGGAAATTACCTTTGAAGAAATACACCGCAACGGGGCGATGGTTTTTGCTATTTACAATTACATTAGATATACCGGAGATTATAGTTATGTTCCAGAAATGGGATTGGAGGTAATGATTGCTATCGCAAAATTCTGGCACCAACGGGCGACTTATTCACAGCCAGCTAAGAAGTACATGATTCTAGGCGTTACTGGACCTAATGAGTATGAGAACAATGTCAACAACAACTGGTATACCAATTACTTAGCAAAATGGTGTATGGAGTATGCCGTAGAAAATATTCATAAAGTAAAAGAGACCTACCCATCTGATTACGATCGCATCATGGCCAAAACCCAACTGACAGATCGCGAGATCTCCTCATGGATGGATGTGGCAGAAAATATGTACATGCCTTTTGATGAAGAGTTAGGAGTCTACTTGCAACAAGACGGCTTTTTAGATAAAGAAATCATTCCTGTAAACGAGCTTTCTAAAGAACACAGACCTATCAACCAGAAATGGTCTTGGGATCGTATTTTGAGAAGTTGTTACATCAAACAAGCTGATGTGCTGCAATGCTTTTACTTCTTTGAAGACCATTTTACCAAAGAACAACTGTCCAAGCACTTTGACTTTTATGAACCTTTAACCGTTCATGAAAGTTCGCTTTCTCCTTGTGTTCACAGTATACAAGCAGCAAAGTTAGACCGTATGGATCAGGCTTATGAGTTCTATTTAAGAACCTCTCGTCTCGATCTTGATGACTATAATAAAGAAGTGGAAGAAGGTTGTCATATTACCAGTATGGCGGGAACATGGATGAGTATTGTAGAAGGTTTTGGAGGTCTTCAAATTATTGATGACAAACCTAGTTTTACGACCAAACTTCCCCAACAATGGACTGGTTTCAGTTTTAAAATCAACTTTAGACATCAGATTATAGAAGTGCAGGTAACCACCTCTGGAACTAAAGTAAGTCTAGAAGGAAAGCAGCCTCAGGATATCATTCTCAACGGTGAACACATCACTTTGGAGCCACAATTTATAAATGCCTAA